The genomic interval TGCTTATTTACATAACTAAACACTTTCGCTGGCGTCGCTTTAACGGCTCCGGCTTCAGCACCGCGCGCACCGCCTCCTCGAACACCTAAACAAATAGAGAATCGgattgaaataaaattgtgtaGCCGTTGCCTTGGTGTGTCACTTACTTGCTTGAGTCCGCGCTGTGTCAGGGCGGAGCACTCCATGTATTTCACAGCGCGTATTTTGTTCGCAAGCTTCTGGCCTTGTTCGCGCTTAAGCGGCGTCAACCCCTGCTCGGCCAGGCCGCTCAATGTCTCGCGATCGTCACGCAAATCGATTTTGGTGCCTGAAAGCAAGAGGAAGACACCGCAAAGTCATGCCACACCTGAGAGCTAAAATCGCATCCACACACTTACCCACTAATATGATGGGCGCGTCTGGGCAATGATGCTTGATCTCTGGATACCATTTGGAGGTGACATTTTCGAACGATGAGGGGCTCGCAACGCTGTAGCATATCAGGAAGACATCTGTCTGTGGATAGGAGAGCGGCCTCAACCGATCATAGTCCTCTTGACCGGCTGTATCCCATAGGCCGAGTGACACTTGTATTGT from Drosophila virilis strain 15010-1051.87 chromosome 2, Dvir_AGI_RSII-ME, whole genome shotgun sequence carries:
- the Mtl gene encoding ras-related C3 botulinum toxin substrate 1, whose amino-acid sequence is MSTGRPIKCVVVGDGTVGKTCMLISYTTDSFPGEYVPTVFDNYSAPMQVDTIQVSLGLWDTAGQEDYDRLRPLSYPQTDVFLICYSVASPSSFENVTSKWYPEIKHHCPDAPIILVGTKIDLRDDRETLSGLAEQGLTPLKREQGQKLANKIRAVKYMECSALTQRGLKQVFEEAVRAVLKPEPLKRRQRKCLVM